In the genome of Coraliomargarita algicola, one region contains:
- a CDS encoding STAS domain-containing protein translates to MSDPQQPTFLVSAYSDPVVVKINGKANYLNCNSFREFIETILSSGSRRIFIDFEACKGMDSTFLGILAGTAIELRKLTPAGELVVGKLGERNYELICNLGLQNLLTVSDEAEVADNFSALKNQEVSDAKNILKAHENLTVADKENVAKFQDVIAFLRNQVEKQDKD, encoded by the coding sequence ATGAGTGATCCACAACAGCCCACTTTTCTCGTTAGCGCTTACTCCGACCCCGTCGTAGTCAAAATTAACGGCAAAGCGAATTACCTAAACTGTAATTCATTTCGTGAGTTTATCGAGACGATCCTCTCCAGCGGGAGTCGCCGTATCTTCATCGACTTTGAAGCCTGCAAAGGCATGGACAGCACTTTTCTTGGCATCCTGGCTGGCACGGCAATCGAACTACGCAAGCTCACCCCTGCTGGCGAACTTGTCGTCGGCAAGCTAGGTGAGCGCAATTACGAACTTATCTGCAATCTAGGCCTACAAAACCTGTTGACCGTATCTGACGAAGCCGAAGTAGCCGACAATTTCTCTGCACTCAAAAATCAAGAAGTCTCCGACGCTAAAAACATCCTAAAGGCCCACGAGAACCTAACAGTAGCCGACAAAGAAAATGTAGCGAAATTCCAAGACGTCATAGCCTTCTTACGCAATCAAGTCGAGAAGCAGGATAAAGACTAA
- a CDS encoding bifunctional aconitate hydratase 2/2-methylisocitrate dehydratase, which yields MNTYLEYTKEIEERKGQGLSPKPIDNGELLAVIIEQIKDLDNEYRKDSLHFFIYNVLPGTTSAATVKAQFLKEIILGESVVEEITPEFALELLSHMKGGPSIKVLLDLALGEDAAVAAQAAAVLKTQVFLYEADTDRLVAAYQAGNAIAKELLESYAKAEFFTKLPPVDEEIKVVTYIAGEGDISTDLLSPGNQAHSRSDRELHGKCMISEEAQIEIQGLQAQHPDKRVMLIAEKGTMGVGSSRMSGVNNVALWTGKPASPYIPFVNIAPIVAGTNGISPIFLTTVDVTGGIGIDLKNWRKKLDAEGQPVLNESGDPVLEEVYSVATGTVLTINTKEKKLYNGEQELVDLTASFTPQKLEFMKAGGSYAVVFGKKLQSFAAQTLGVELESAFAPSKEISHAGQGLTAVEKIFNKNAVGVSEGAVLHAGSDVRVRANIVGSQDTTGLMTSQELESMAATVISPTVDAGYQSGCHTASVWDKKAQANIPRLMEFMNKFGLITARDPKGEYHAMTDVIHKVLNDLTVDEWAIIIGGDSHTRMSKGVAFGADSGTVALALATGEATMPIPESVKVTFKGELKEHMDFRDVVHATQIQMLKKFGENVFQGRVIEVHIGTLPADQAFTFTDWTAEMKAKASICISQDETLIESLEIAKSRIQIMIEKGMDNDSKVLQGLIDIANQRIADIRSGAKPALMPDANAKYSAEFVVDLDAIVEPMIADPDVNNEDISKRYTHDIIRELSYYQGEKSVDLGFVGSCMVHKGDLKIVSQMLKNLEAQQGEVKFQAPLVVAAPTYNIIDELKAEGDWEMLQKYSGFEFDDDAPKGAARTEYENMMYLERPGCNLCMGNQEKAARGDTVMATSTRLFQGRVVEDSDRKKGESLLASTPVVVLSAILGRTPNIEEYKSAVAGINLTKFAPPAEALIS from the coding sequence ATGAATACTTACCTAGAATACACCAAAGAGATTGAAGAACGTAAAGGTCAAGGGCTGAGCCCGAAGCCGATAGATAATGGCGAATTACTCGCTGTGATAATCGAGCAGATTAAAGATCTCGATAACGAGTATCGCAAGGACTCCTTGCACTTTTTCATTTATAACGTATTACCGGGCACGACCAGTGCGGCGACGGTGAAGGCGCAATTTTTGAAAGAGATCATTCTGGGGGAGTCTGTGGTGGAGGAAATTACTCCCGAGTTTGCCTTGGAGCTCTTATCGCACATGAAGGGGGGCCCTTCGATCAAGGTGCTCTTGGATCTCGCGCTGGGGGAGGATGCCGCAGTCGCCGCACAGGCTGCTGCGGTCTTGAAGACTCAGGTCTTTCTCTACGAGGCGGACACGGATCGCTTGGTGGCCGCTTATCAGGCAGGCAATGCCATCGCTAAGGAGCTATTGGAGAGCTATGCCAAGGCGGAGTTCTTTACTAAGTTGCCTCCTGTGGACGAAGAAATTAAAGTGGTCACATACATCGCTGGCGAAGGCGATATTTCAACTGACTTGTTGTCACCTGGCAATCAGGCGCACTCGCGCTCGGATCGTGAGTTGCATGGTAAGTGCATGATTTCCGAAGAGGCGCAGATTGAAATTCAAGGTCTGCAGGCGCAGCATCCCGATAAGCGTGTGATGTTGATTGCTGAAAAGGGCACCATGGGCGTGGGCTCCTCGCGCATGTCGGGGGTCAATAATGTGGCCTTGTGGACCGGTAAACCCGCTAGCCCTTACATTCCCTTTGTGAATATTGCTCCGATTGTTGCGGGCACGAATGGGATTTCGCCGATTTTCCTGACCACCGTGGATGTTACCGGAGGCATCGGGATCGACCTGAAGAACTGGCGCAAGAAATTGGATGCCGAGGGCCAGCCAGTCTTGAACGAGAGCGGTGATCCCGTGCTGGAGGAAGTCTACTCTGTCGCAACTGGCACAGTGCTGACAATCAACACCAAGGAAAAGAAGCTCTACAATGGTGAGCAAGAGTTGGTCGACCTGACCGCTTCGTTCACACCTCAGAAGCTGGAGTTTATGAAGGCGGGCGGTTCTTACGCGGTCGTTTTCGGTAAAAAGCTACAGAGCTTCGCGGCTCAAACTCTGGGTGTTGAGTTGGAGTCGGCCTTCGCGCCTTCCAAGGAAATTTCGCATGCAGGCCAGGGCCTGACTGCAGTGGAGAAGATTTTTAATAAGAATGCCGTCGGTGTGTCTGAAGGTGCTGTCTTGCACGCGGGCTCGGACGTTCGGGTGCGCGCCAATATCGTCGGCTCGCAAGATACGACCGGGCTGATGACCTCGCAGGAGTTGGAATCAATGGCGGCCACAGTCATCTCTCCGACCGTGGATGCCGGTTACCAATCCGGTTGTCACACGGCATCGGTGTGGGATAAGAAGGCACAGGCCAATATCCCACGTTTGATGGAGTTCATGAATAAGTTCGGGCTGATCACTGCACGTGATCCAAAGGGCGAATACCATGCCATGACCGACGTGATCCACAAGGTCTTGAACGACCTGACTGTGGATGAATGGGCGATCATTATCGGCGGCGACTCGCACACACGTATGTCCAAAGGGGTCGCTTTCGGAGCCGACTCGGGCACCGTGGCGCTGGCTTTGGCCACGGGTGAAGCCACCATGCCGATCCCTGAGTCCGTTAAAGTGACTTTCAAGGGCGAGCTCAAGGAGCACATGGACTTCCGCGACGTGGTGCACGCCACGCAGATCCAAATGCTTAAGAAATTTGGGGAGAACGTCTTCCAAGGTCGCGTGATCGAAGTGCACATTGGCACGCTGCCCGCCGACCAAGCCTTCACATTTACGGACTGGACTGCAGAGATGAAGGCCAAGGCCTCCATTTGCATTTCTCAGGACGAGACACTGATCGAATCACTGGAAATTGCGAAGAGTCGCATCCAGATCATGATCGAGAAGGGCATGGACAATGATTCGAAGGTGCTGCAAGGCCTGATCGATATTGCCAATCAGCGCATTGCCGACATTCGCTCCGGTGCCAAGCCCGCACTGATGCCCGATGCCAATGCCAAGTATTCGGCCGAATTCGTAGTCGACCTCGACGCCATCGTGGAGCCGATGATTGCGGACCCCGACGTCAACAACGAGGACATTTCGAAGCGCTACACCCACGATATTATTCGCGAGCTCTCTTACTATCAGGGTGAGAAGTCCGTTGATCTCGGATTCGTCGGCTCCTGCATGGTGCACAAGGGCGACTTGAAGATCGTTTCTCAAATGCTCAAGAATCTCGAAGCGCAACAAGGTGAAGTGAAGTTCCAGGCGCCCCTCGTGGTGGCTGCGCCGACTTACAACATCATCGACGAGCTGAAGGCTGAAGGTGATTGGGAGATGTTGCAGAAATACTCCGGTTTCGAGTTCGACGACGACGCACCGAAGGGCGCGGCACGCACTGAATACGAAAACATGATGTATCTCGAGCGTCCTGGCTGTAACCTGTGCATGGGTAATCAGGAAAAAGCGGCTCGTGGCGATACCGTGATGGCTACATCCACCCGTCTGTTCCAAGGACGCGTGGTGGAAGATTCCGATCGTAAAAAAGGTGAGTCTTTATTGGCCTCCACTCCCGTCGTCGTGCTTTCCGCGATCCTTGGCCGCACGCCTAATATTGAGGAATACAAGTCCGCGGTCGCCGGCATCAATTTGACCAAGTTCGCGCCTCCTGCTGAGGCGCTGATCAGTTAG
- a CDS encoding aconitate hydratase: MNDPFKVLKELNGSKYYSLPALENEAGIGCISRLPVSIRIVLESVLRNCDGKKVKEEDVTVLANWSASERSSKEIPFVVSRVVLQDFTGVPLLVDLAAMRDAVAALGKDPALIEPLVPVDLVVDHSVQVDRSGSANAFLENLKIEFSRNKERYQFLKWGQQAFDTFSVVPPAIGIVHQVNLEHLAKVVFEKDGILYPDTLVGTDSHTTMINGLGIVGWGVGGIEAESGMLGQPVYFQTPEVVGVHLTGELPEGTTATDLTLRITQMLREAKVVGKFVEFYGDGAAQLSLADRATVANMAPEYGATMGFFPVDEKSLDYLRLTGREETQIERIRSYYQAQNMFGIPQKGEIDYSVDMELDISTIVPCVSGPKRPQDRIEVPALKEKFTTLLSAPTSEGGFGIPQGDLSKTVRVTAPVAAGGRDEPTGGVTDLSNDEGAAMNETEMVANRPATPGQAEVHDPAKLPPIAHGQVLIAAITSCTNTSNPSVMIAAGLVARKAREKGLKVNPLVKTSLGPGSRVVTDYLKATDLQDDLDALGFQLVGYGCTTCIGNSGPLDPAIEDALKQGNIIGASVLSGNRNFEARVHGALKASFLMSPPLVVAYALAGNVNIDLANEPIGNGNDGKPIYLKDIWPSNQEIEALVLSGLKPEMFRSKYGELDDANPEWNAVQSSTGDSYEWDSESTYIQSPPFFEGFSMEPGTITDLKDLRPLAIAGDSITTDHISPAGAIKEDGPAGRYLAEHGVAKRDFNSFGSRRGNDRIMTRGTFANVRFKNKMADGKEGGYTKLMPEGTPMDIYDACQQYKQRGTGLIIITGEDYGMGSSRDWAAKGTALLGVRAVVAKSFERIHRSNLIGMGVLPFQLPAGVDDETLGLTGEETFSITGLSDTLKPGQTVPMEIKKTDGSTQTVELTVRIDTDIEVEYYRHGGILQYVLRDIVADHATRESGE; encoded by the coding sequence ATGAACGATCCATTCAAAGTCCTCAAGGAGCTCAACGGCTCAAAATACTACAGCCTTCCCGCCCTCGAAAACGAAGCGGGCATAGGCTGTATTTCCCGCCTACCGGTCAGCATTCGCATCGTGCTCGAATCAGTGCTGCGCAACTGCGACGGCAAAAAGGTCAAAGAGGAAGATGTCACAGTGCTCGCCAACTGGAGCGCGAGCGAGCGTAGCAGCAAAGAGATTCCCTTCGTGGTCTCGCGCGTCGTGTTACAGGATTTCACCGGCGTGCCACTGCTAGTCGACCTCGCCGCCATGCGCGATGCCGTCGCTGCACTGGGTAAAGACCCTGCCCTGATCGAGCCACTGGTGCCCGTTGATTTAGTGGTCGACCACTCGGTACAAGTCGACCGCTCAGGCTCGGCCAACGCATTTTTGGAAAATTTGAAGATCGAATTCAGCCGCAATAAGGAGCGTTACCAATTCCTAAAGTGGGGCCAGCAAGCATTTGATACCTTCAGCGTTGTGCCTCCCGCGATCGGCATCGTGCACCAAGTCAACTTAGAGCACCTGGCTAAGGTGGTCTTCGAAAAAGACGGAATCCTCTACCCCGACACACTGGTCGGCACCGACTCCCACACCACCATGATCAACGGCCTCGGCATTGTCGGCTGGGGCGTGGGCGGCATCGAAGCGGAATCCGGCATGCTGGGCCAACCTGTTTATTTTCAAACTCCAGAAGTCGTTGGCGTACACCTCACCGGCGAGTTGCCCGAAGGCACCACCGCCACCGACCTGACCCTGCGCATCACCCAAATGCTGCGCGAAGCCAAAGTGGTGGGCAAATTTGTCGAGTTCTACGGCGATGGCGCCGCCCAACTCAGCCTGGCCGACCGCGCGACGGTCGCCAATATGGCACCAGAATACGGCGCCACCATGGGCTTCTTCCCCGTCGATGAAAAATCACTCGACTACCTGCGCCTCACAGGCCGCGAAGAGACACAGATCGAGCGCATTCGCAGCTACTACCAAGCGCAGAACATGTTTGGTATTCCACAAAAGGGCGAAATCGACTACTCCGTCGACATGGAACTCGACATTAGTACCATCGTGCCCTGCGTCTCGGGCCCCAAGCGGCCCCAGGATCGGATCGAGGTGCCCGCGCTTAAAGAAAAATTCACGACGCTATTGAGCGCCCCCACCTCTGAAGGTGGCTTCGGCATCCCCCAAGGCGACCTCAGCAAAACAGTGCGGGTAACGGCACCGGTCGCCGCAGGCGGCCGCGATGAACCCACCGGTGGCGTCACTGACCTCTCTAACGACGAAGGAGCCGCCATGAACGAAACCGAGATGGTGGCCAATCGCCCAGCCACGCCTGGTCAAGCGGAAGTACATGATCCCGCGAAGCTGCCCCCAATCGCTCACGGCCAAGTATTGATTGCGGCCATCACCAGCTGCACCAACACTTCTAATCCCTCAGTCATGATCGCCGCCGGCCTCGTCGCCCGCAAGGCGCGCGAGAAAGGCCTAAAGGTCAATCCACTGGTCAAAACATCACTCGGACCAGGCTCGCGCGTAGTGACCGACTACCTAAAAGCGACCGACTTACAGGATGATCTGGACGCCCTCGGCTTCCAACTGGTTGGCTACGGCTGCACCACCTGCATCGGCAACTCGGGCCCCCTGGACCCCGCCATCGAAGACGCCCTCAAGCAAGGCAATATCATCGGTGCCTCCGTGCTCTCTGGCAATCGCAACTTCGAAGCCCGCGTGCATGGCGCCCTCAAAGCCTCGTTCCTGATGTCGCCCCCTCTGGTGGTCGCCTACGCCCTCGCCGGCAACGTCAACATCGACCTCGCCAACGAACCCATCGGCAATGGGAACGATGGCAAGCCCATCTACCTAAAAGACATCTGGCCCAGCAACCAGGAGATCGAGGCGCTGGTACTTTCGGGGCTCAAACCGGAAATGTTCCGCAGCAAATATGGCGAACTCGACGACGCCAACCCCGAGTGGAACGCTGTGCAATCCTCGACTGGCGACAGCTACGAGTGGGACAGCGAATCCACCTACATTCAAAGCCCGCCCTTCTTCGAAGGCTTTAGCATGGAGCCAGGCACCATTACCGATCTCAAAGACCTGCGCCCACTCGCGATCGCCGGCGACTCCATCACTACCGACCATATCTCGCCCGCAGGCGCGATCAAGGAAGACGGCCCCGCCGGCCGCTATCTGGCCGAGCATGGCGTGGCCAAAAGAGATTTCAACAGCTTCGGCTCCCGCCGCGGCAATGATCGCATCATGACCCGCGGCACCTTCGCCAACGTGCGCTTCAAAAACAAAATGGCCGACGGCAAGGAAGGCGGCTACACCAAGCTGATGCCCGAAGGCACTCCGATGGACATCTACGATGCCTGCCAGCAATACAAGCAGCGCGGCACCGGCCTGATCATCATTACTGGCGAAGACTACGGCATGGGCAGTTCCCGTGACTGGGCGGCCAAAGGCACCGCCCTACTCGGCGTGCGCGCCGTGGTCGCTAAGAGTTTTGAACGCATCCACCGCAGCAATTTGATCGGCATGGGCGTACTGCCCTTCCAACTTCCCGCAGGAGTGGACGACGAAACGCTCGGCCTAACTGGCGAAGAGACCTTTTCGATCACCGGTCTCAGCGACACCCTCAAGCCCGGGCAAACCGTCCCGATGGAAATCAAAAAAACCGACGGCAGCACACAAACAGTCGAGCTCACCGTGCGCATCGACACCGACATCGAGGTCGAATACTACCGCCACGGCGGCATTCTCCAATACGTGCTGCGCGACATCGTCGCGGACCACGCTACGCGCGAGAGTGGGGAGTAG
- a CDS encoding redoxin domain-containing protein, translating to MALATGTTAPDFTLKTKNDDGLADVTLSDNFGKKKTVLLFFPLAFTSVCMKEMCDVSSSITAYNDLNAAVYGISVDSPFAQEQMAKVDNLQFPLLSDFNKEVSTAYDVCYSDLLGFKGVSKRSAFVIDEKGVIVYSESSDDPHDLPNFDAIKAALA from the coding sequence ATGGCACTTGCAACTGGCACGACCGCACCTGATTTCACACTCAAGACTAAGAACGACGACGGCCTCGCCGATGTCACTCTCAGTGATAATTTCGGCAAGAAAAAGACTGTCTTACTTTTCTTCCCACTCGCTTTCACCAGCGTCTGCATGAAGGAAATGTGCGACGTGAGCTCGAGCATCACCGCTTACAACGACCTGAATGCCGCGGTGTATGGCATCTCCGTCGACAGCCCCTTTGCCCAAGAGCAAATGGCCAAAGTCGACAACCTACAATTCCCCCTACTTAGCGACTTCAACAAAGAAGTCTCCACCGCCTACGACGTATGCTACTCCGATCTCCTAGGCTTCAAGGGCGTCTCCAAACGCTCCGCCTTCGTGATCGACGAAAAGGGCGTCATCGTCTACAGCGAATCTTCAGATGATCCTCACGATTTGCCTAACTTCGATGCCATTAAGGCCGCGCTGGCATAA
- a CDS encoding EamA family transporter codes for MLYLAIVSLIWAFSFGLIGNALTGIDSIFVATIRLSIAGLAFLPFLRWSKVPTGSHLKLIGCGAVQFGVMYVAYIKAFQFIPSHLVALFSILTPLYVVLINDCRERKFHRRYLYAALLSILGAAIIKAKSGSTGSIWIGFGLMQIAGLAFGYGQVYYRDWKLQHPTCKNHEAFALLYIGGIAVALTACALFTDWGKTQVDAKQIQVLIYLGLVASGLGFFLWNKGAALSSAGTLAACNNAVVPLAMACSLFIFGEISEINGAALARLALGSSCIVGAVFLAEKTPQQS; via the coding sequence ATGCTCTACCTCGCAATCGTCTCACTCATTTGGGCATTCTCCTTCGGACTCATCGGCAACGCACTCACCGGAATCGATTCGATTTTCGTTGCCACCATACGCTTGAGCATAGCGGGCCTCGCCTTCCTACCCTTCCTCCGCTGGTCCAAGGTGCCTACTGGCAGCCACTTAAAACTAATCGGCTGCGGTGCCGTGCAGTTTGGCGTAATGTACGTGGCATACATCAAAGCCTTCCAATTCATCCCCTCCCACCTCGTTGCACTGTTTTCCATCCTCACACCACTCTATGTGGTCCTCATCAACGATTGCCGAGAGCGCAAATTCCACCGCAGATACCTCTACGCAGCCCTGCTATCCATTCTGGGCGCCGCCATCATCAAAGCAAAATCCGGCTCGACGGGCTCCATCTGGATCGGCTTTGGACTCATGCAAATCGCAGGACTGGCCTTCGGTTATGGACAAGTTTACTACCGCGACTGGAAACTACAGCACCCCACCTGTAAAAACCACGAAGCGTTTGCTCTCCTATACATCGGCGGCATCGCCGTAGCACTCACCGCTTGCGCGCTGTTCACTGATTGGGGCAAGACACAAGTGGATGCCAAGCAAATCCAAGTGCTCATCTACCTAGGTCTCGTCGCTTCCGGCCTAGGCTTCTTCCTCTGGAACAAAGGCGCGGCACTCAGCAGCGCTGGCACACTTGCCGCCTGCAACAATGCGGTGGTCCCCCTCGCAATGGCCTGCTCACTCTTCATCTTCGGAGAAATCTCCGAAATCAACGGCGCTGCCCTCGCTCGACTAGCATTAGGCAGCAGCTGCATTGTCGGCGCGGTCTTCCTAGCAGAGAAAACACCGCAACAATCCTAG
- a CDS encoding FecR family protein — MKTLRIPFTILCLLALSAFSAQAAQLASAKVLEIAGTVTKYSANGKHSKLKAGDILTQGDAISATALSWAKLVFSNGSELTVEENTSITITKMEQEAFSGNQSYEQLQADPSKSQTMLELNYGKLNGHVKKLSEGSNFMVNTPLGTAAIRGTFFTIILRYNADTNEFTLSVKNIDGRVDMISRYSGDIAYSEGGEGEKEYNMEVDDVKIEAVPATNTVIIRLPRRNPAFEALFDKIKNSIPTDSSSSPTVIIEIPAPEITPEDPSIRVVSPNTGN, encoded by the coding sequence ATGAAGACTCTACGAATTCCATTTACTATTCTTTGCTTACTCGCCCTCAGTGCGTTTTCTGCTCAAGCGGCGCAGCTAGCGAGCGCTAAAGTACTCGAAATCGCGGGCACAGTTACGAAGTATTCCGCCAACGGTAAACACAGCAAACTCAAGGCCGGCGACATCCTGACTCAAGGCGATGCCATCAGCGCGACCGCACTCAGCTGGGCGAAGCTCGTTTTTTCAAATGGATCCGAACTGACCGTCGAGGAAAACACCAGCATCACCATTACAAAAATGGAGCAAGAAGCTTTTAGCGGCAATCAAAGCTACGAGCAATTGCAAGCAGACCCTAGCAAATCTCAAACGATGCTAGAGCTCAACTACGGCAAACTCAACGGACACGTCAAGAAATTGAGCGAAGGCTCCAACTTCATGGTGAACACACCACTGGGCACCGCAGCGATTCGCGGCACATTTTTCACAATCATCCTACGCTACAATGCTGACACCAACGAGTTCACGCTATCCGTGAAGAACATTGATGGCAGAGTCGACATGATCTCACGCTACAGTGGCGACATCGCCTACAGCGAAGGCGGCGAAGGTGAAAAAGAATACAACATGGAAGTGGACGATGTTAAGATTGAAGCAGTTCCCGCAACCAACACAGTCATCATACGCCTACCTCGCAGAAACCCTGCCTTCGAAGCCCTGTTCGACAAGATCAAGAACAGCATACCAACTGACAGCTCAAGCAGTCCCACAGTCATTATCGAGATTCCTGCACCAGAGATCACTCCCGAAGACCCAAGCATCCGAGTAGTTAGCCCAAACACAGGCAACTAA
- the hisA gene encoding phosphoribosylformimino-5-aminoimidazole carboxamide ribotide isomerase, whose amino-acid sequence MTKFRPCIDLHHGSVKQIVGGSLSADERGLLTNFESDQPAGYYASLYKADQLRGGHVIKLGPGNDVAAREALAAYPGGLQIGGGIHVENAVDWLRAGASHVIVTSWLFDSSGCFLKERLDQLVAEVGKERLVLDLSCRGQGEGWVVAMNRWQTPTDLKVDVATILELAGYCDEFLVHAADVEGKCEGVDVRLVEFLGRHSPLPVTYAGGANAFEDLERVDRLSGGKVDLTIGSALDLFGGSQIRYADCVAWNRGL is encoded by the coding sequence ATGACAAAATTTCGGCCCTGTATCGACCTGCACCATGGCAGCGTAAAGCAAATCGTAGGCGGGAGCTTAAGTGCTGATGAGCGGGGGCTCTTGACCAATTTTGAGAGTGATCAACCAGCAGGCTATTATGCTAGTTTATACAAGGCGGACCAGCTGCGTGGGGGGCATGTGATCAAGTTGGGCCCAGGTAATGATGTTGCGGCGCGTGAGGCGCTGGCGGCATATCCGGGCGGCTTGCAGATTGGTGGTGGCATTCATGTGGAAAATGCAGTGGACTGGCTGCGCGCAGGCGCAAGTCATGTGATAGTGACTTCCTGGTTGTTTGACAGTTCGGGGTGCTTTTTAAAAGAGCGACTGGACCAACTGGTGGCTGAGGTCGGCAAAGAGCGGCTGGTGCTGGACTTGAGTTGTCGTGGGCAGGGGGAAGGCTGGGTGGTGGCTATGAATCGCTGGCAAACGCCGACCGACCTGAAGGTGGATGTTGCGACGATTCTTGAATTGGCGGGCTATTGCGATGAGTTCTTGGTGCATGCCGCTGATGTAGAAGGTAAATGTGAGGGCGTGGACGTGCGCTTAGTTGAGTTTTTGGGGCGGCATAGTCCCCTGCCTGTTACGTATGCTGGTGGGGCGAATGCTTTTGAGGATCTTGAGCGCGTCGACCGTCTGAGTGGCGGCAAGGTCGATCTGACAATTGGGAGTGCATTGGATTTGTTTGGGGGATCGCAGATCCGCTACGCCGACTGCGTCGCGTGGAATCGGGGCCTTTGA
- a CDS encoding AI-2E family transporter, which yields MKIQRVAMAMIIVFLTFYLLYLGQALLLPLVIAGAVAYLISILAHAIASPIFRGLSVPKPIAMFLAIAIILLSLSYLVQLITVNIKSVIEVAPVYQKNLEALIYKGYRLFGAEEVPNIREFLNQLDFGAYLQSFGATVRALVSSMGIITVYLIFLLLEQRTFGDKMKAIIRHPERQKDAFELIDKMRSDIRSYVGIKVLTSASTGLISYFVLKIVEVDFASFWAVLIFLLNFIPTIGSIIATAFPSMLTLVQFETLGPFIVTVSVLTAVQFCIGSLLEPKLMGNRLNLSPIVILLSLGLWGSIWGIPGMFLCVPITVIIMIICSYFPATRPVAILLSGNGEVVSGVKKEVLES from the coding sequence ATGAAAATACAGCGTGTCGCGATGGCGATGATTATCGTCTTTTTGACCTTCTATTTGCTTTATCTTGGGCAAGCTCTGCTCTTGCCACTCGTGATTGCGGGGGCGGTGGCTTATTTGATTAGTATTTTGGCGCACGCGATTGCGTCGCCTATTTTTCGGGGGCTTTCTGTGCCAAAGCCGATTGCTATGTTTCTGGCGATTGCGATCATCCTATTGTCGCTCTCTTATTTGGTGCAGTTGATCACGGTGAACATTAAGAGCGTGATCGAGGTGGCGCCAGTGTATCAAAAGAATTTGGAAGCTCTGATCTATAAGGGCTATCGCCTGTTCGGTGCGGAGGAGGTGCCTAATATTCGTGAGTTTCTCAATCAGTTGGATTTCGGCGCCTACCTGCAGAGTTTCGGTGCGACGGTGCGAGCTCTGGTGAGTAGCATGGGCATTATTACGGTTTATTTGATCTTCCTGCTTTTGGAACAACGCACGTTCGGCGATAAGATGAAGGCGATCATTCGTCATCCCGAACGTCAGAAAGATGCCTTTGAGTTGATTGATAAGATGCGTTCGGATATACGCAGTTATGTGGGGATCAAAGTGCTCACTAGCGCGTCGACTGGATTGATTAGTTATTTTGTGCTTAAGATCGTAGAGGTGGATTTTGCGAGTTTCTGGGCGGTGCTGATCTTTTTGCTCAATTTCATTCCTACCATCGGCTCGATTATTGCCACTGCATTTCCATCAATGCTGACATTGGTACAGTTCGAGACCTTAGGGCCCTTCATCGTCACCGTTTCGGTTTTGACGGCAGTGCAATTTTGCATTGGCAGTTTACTGGAGCCTAAGTTGATGGGAAATCGTCTGAATCTGAGTCCGATTGTGATCCTACTGTCGTTGGGCTTGTGGGGCTCGATTTGGGGCATCCCGGGCATGTTCCTCTGTGTGCCGATCACTGTCATCATCATGATTATTTGCTCGTATTTTCCTGCGACTCGCCCAGTGGCGATCTTATTGTCGGGCAATGGAGAAGTCGTTAGTGGTGTGAAAAAAGAAGTGTTAGAGTCCTAG